The Phycisphaerales bacterium AB-hyl4 genome has a window encoding:
- the rplM gene encoding 50S ribosomal protein L13, whose protein sequence is MNRQTYHAKNHEVDRRWVVVDATDQVYGRLASRIARILQGKNKPEYTPHHDVGDFVVVTNVEKMHFTGRKLDQKLYQNYSGYPGGLKTYTYRTMLEQHPERLLEKAVRRMMPRNRLGRQQFSKMKVYRGPEHPHTAQQPEALEITAKSA, encoded by the coding sequence ATGAACCGCCAGACGTATCACGCAAAAAACCACGAAGTCGACCGCCGCTGGGTGGTCGTGGACGCCACCGACCAGGTTTACGGTCGCTTGGCCAGCCGGATTGCCCGCATTTTGCAGGGCAAGAACAAGCCGGAGTACACGCCGCATCATGACGTGGGCGACTTTGTTGTCGTGACCAACGTCGAGAAGATGCACTTCACCGGCCGCAAGCTCGATCAGAAGCTGTACCAGAACTACAGCGGCTATCCCGGCGGCCTGAAGACCTACACCTACCGCACGATGCTCGAGCAGCATCCCGAACGCCTGCTTGAAAAAGCCGTGCGTCGGATGATGCCGCGAAATCGCCTCGGTCGGCAGCAGTTTTCCAAGATGAAGGTCTACCGCGGCCCGGAACATCCGCACACCGCGCAGCAGCCTGAAGCCCTGGAAATCACGGCCAAGAGCGCCTGA
- the rpsI gene encoding 30S ribosomal protein S9, with the protein MPDKGGFVWGTGRRKSAVARVRVKPGDGKFLINKKEVNDFFSEAQHREQALAALKATKTEGKLDVFVKVHGGGITGQAGAVLLGLARALKGYDPALEQTLRDNAYLTRDPREVERKKYGQAGARKRFQFSKR; encoded by the coding sequence GTGCCTGACAAGGGTGGGTTTGTGTGGGGTACGGGTCGACGCAAGTCGGCCGTCGCCCGCGTCCGCGTCAAGCCGGGCGATGGCAAGTTCCTCATCAACAAGAAGGAAGTCAACGACTTCTTCTCCGAAGCCCAGCACCGTGAGCAGGCCCTCGCCGCGCTCAAGGCCACCAAAACCGAAGGCAAGCTCGACGTGTTCGTCAAAGTCCACGGCGGCGGCATCACCGGCCAGGCCGGGGCCGTCCTGCTCGGCCTCGCTCGTGCACTCAAGGGCTACGACCCCGCACTCGAACAAACGCTCCGCGACAACGCCTACCTCACCCGCGACCCGCGTGAGGTCGAGCGTAAGAAGTACGGCCAGGCCGGTGCTCGCAAGCGCTTCCAGTTCTCCAAGCGTTAA